A window of Prolixibacter sp. SD074 contains these coding sequences:
- the pepT gene encoding peptidase T has protein sequence MIKMENQVVDRFIGYVKINTQSDPKTGLTPSTPGQITFAQGLTEELKRIGLEDVELDDNGYVMATLPSNIDKEVPTVGFIAHMDTSPDFSGKNVNPQFVENYDGGNVVLNQEEGIVLSPEKFPDIKKYTGQRLIVTNGLTLLGADDKAGLAEIVTSMEYLASHPGIKHGKVRVGFTPDEEIGQGADYFNVEKFGADFAYTMDGGEIGELQYENFNAAFARVIVHGISVHPGSAKHKMKNSMRIASQFVSMLPRHETPEHTDGYEGFYHLLSIDGNVERTELEYIIRDFRKDRFEDRKTEMEHIVRKVNAEFGEGTVELEMKDQYYNMREKVEPALYIIDMAEEAMKEVGVEPKIEPIRGGTDGARLSFMGLPCPNIFGGGHNFHGKFEFIPTKSMEKACHVILKIVEKVSAMEK, from the coding sequence ATGATAAAAATGGAAAACCAGGTTGTCGACCGTTTTATCGGTTATGTAAAGATAAACACCCAGTCCGACCCCAAAACGGGGCTTACGCCTAGTACACCGGGCCAGATTACTTTCGCACAAGGACTTACCGAAGAGTTGAAGCGCATCGGACTCGAAGATGTGGAGCTGGATGATAATGGCTATGTGATGGCGACGCTTCCGTCGAATATTGATAAGGAAGTTCCCACGGTTGGATTTATTGCTCACATGGATACCAGTCCGGATTTTTCGGGTAAGAACGTGAATCCGCAGTTCGTTGAGAACTATGACGGAGGCAATGTTGTCCTGAACCAGGAAGAGGGAATTGTATTATCCCCGGAAAAATTCCCTGATATAAAGAAATATACCGGTCAGCGATTAATCGTGACAAATGGTTTGACCTTGCTTGGCGCTGATGATAAAGCCGGATTGGCTGAAATTGTGACTTCCATGGAGTACCTGGCCAGTCATCCCGGGATCAAACATGGGAAGGTACGTGTTGGATTTACTCCTGATGAAGAGATTGGGCAGGGAGCCGATTATTTCAATGTGGAAAAATTTGGAGCTGACTTTGCTTATACCATGGACGGCGGCGAAATAGGTGAACTGCAGTACGAGAACTTCAATGCCGCTTTTGCCCGTGTGATTGTGCATGGAATTAGCGTACATCCCGGTTCGGCTAAGCACAAGATGAAAAACTCGATGCGCATTGCCAGCCAGTTTGTGAGCATGCTTCCGCGACACGAAACACCTGAGCATACCGACGGTTACGAAGGTTTCTACCACTTGCTATCGATTGACGGAAACGTCGAACGTACCGAGTTGGAGTATATCATTCGTGATTTCAGAAAGGACCGTTTTGAAGATCGCAAGACGGAAATGGAGCATATCGTACGCAAAGTAAATGCTGAATTCGGCGAAGGGACAGTAGAACTGGAAATGAAAGATCAGTATTACAACATGCGGGAGAAGGTAGAGCCAGCTCTTTATATCATTGACATGGCGGAAGAAGCAATGAAAGAAGTTGGAGTGGAACCGAAGATTGAACCGATTCGCGGTGGAACCGATGGAGCACGTCTTTCATTTATGGGGTTACCTTGCCCTAACATCTTTGGGGGCGGACATAACTTTCACGGTA
- a CDS encoding OmpP1/FadL family transporter, which produces MKRIIMTISTLLALTLYASAQYVDQALVLSQQSYGVTARSKAMGSAFGALGGDFSSLSINPAGIAVYRANEFSFTPDVFHYNRTEATNQGITADDSKYNFNIANIGYVGIYHPGDTESGLVSVNFGLGFNRLRNFHQNSLSEAMNSPYSRMDAFAQNTNGINYNDLVTTDSYDPYYNGIPWESKMAWENYLIDVANPGAGDNQYNSILYQGETVNQHYAIQREGYINEYVFSLGANFSNKFYIGATVGIDDLYYRERSTYGEDGGSNGFGNFDYYNYLRTTGVGFNLKFGMIYRPIPQLRLGAAIHTPTFFNLKENYHSWISSNLDANVGAGAGSHREETPYGDYKYDLETPLRAIGSIAYQFGKKGLLSVDYEYVNYNNIKLRHGSDGYDFYSENQDINNYYQSIGNIRVGGEYRVTPAVSLRGGYEYYGSPYKSTVDGVSQPNSNYQHVTYNGGLGFRFGNANLDIAYGLTDLTRYNYPFKVYDATTGDQIVKPIKYHTLVHDVMFTMAYRF; this is translated from the coding sequence ATGAAAAGAATAATAATGACCATCAGCACCCTGCTGGCGCTGACACTATATGCTTCAGCTCAGTATGTTGACCAGGCGCTTGTGCTCTCGCAACAGAGTTATGGAGTTACAGCCCGTTCGAAAGCAATGGGTAGCGCCTTTGGCGCGCTGGGAGGTGACTTTTCATCCCTCAGTATTAACCCGGCCGGAATAGCGGTTTATCGCGCTAACGAATTTTCATTTACTCCCGATGTTTTTCATTACAACAGAACGGAGGCGACCAACCAGGGAATCACGGCTGATGACTCGAAATATAATTTTAACATCGCCAACATCGGATATGTTGGGATCTATCATCCCGGCGATACCGAAAGCGGATTGGTATCTGTCAATTTTGGGCTCGGATTTAACCGGTTGCGCAACTTCCATCAGAATTCACTGTCAGAGGCTATGAATTCGCCTTATTCGCGGATGGATGCTTTCGCCCAGAATACCAACGGTATTAACTACAACGACTTAGTGACAACCGACAGTTACGATCCCTATTATAACGGTATTCCGTGGGAAAGTAAAATGGCCTGGGAAAACTACCTGATTGATGTAGCCAATCCCGGTGCAGGAGACAATCAGTACAATTCGATTCTGTACCAGGGCGAAACCGTTAATCAGCATTATGCCATTCAACGAGAAGGCTACATTAATGAATATGTGTTTTCGCTGGGGGCCAATTTCAGTAACAAATTTTACATTGGAGCCACGGTTGGTATTGATGATTTGTATTATCGGGAACGTTCGACCTACGGTGAAGACGGCGGTTCCAACGGTTTCGGCAATTTCGATTACTACAATTACCTAAGAACAACCGGCGTCGGGTTCAATTTAAAGTTCGGTATGATTTACCGCCCCATCCCTCAATTGCGATTGGGTGCAGCCATCCATACCCCAACGTTTTTCAACCTGAAGGAAAATTACCATTCCTGGATATCTTCCAATCTTGATGCCAATGTGGGCGCCGGAGCCGGAAGTCACCGGGAAGAAACACCTTACGGCGATTACAAATACGATTTGGAAACGCCTCTCCGTGCTATTGGTAGCATTGCCTACCAGTTCGGAAAGAAAGGCTTGCTTTCGGTCGACTATGAGTATGTTAATTACAACAACATCAAACTGCGCCACGGTAGCGATGGATATGATTTCTATTCAGAAAATCAGGATATCAACAATTACTACCAATCTATCGGGAATATCCGGGTAGGTGGTGAATATAGGGTAACGCCGGCGGTTAGTTTGCGCGGCGGTTATGAATACTACGGAAGCCCCTATAAATCAACTGTCGATGGTGTTTCGCAACCCAATTCAAATTACCAGCATGTGACTTATAATGGCGGCCTTGGTTTCCGGTTTGGCAACGCCAATCTCGACATCGCTTACGGCTTAACTGATTTGACACGCTACAATTATCCGTTTAAGGTTTATGATGCCACAACAGGTGATCAGATTGTAAAACCCATTAAGTATCATACCCTGGTACACGATGTAATGTTTACCATGGCATACCGTTTCTAA
- the proS gene encoding proline--tRNA ligase has product MAKELTSKEENYSQWYNDLVVKADLAENSAVRGCMVIKPYGYAIWEKMQAELDRMFKETGHENAYFPLFIPKSFFSKEADHVEGFAKECAVVTHYRLKNDPDGNGIVVDPDAKLEEELIVRPTSETIIWNTYKNWIQSYRDLPLLINQWANVVRWEMRTRMFLRTSEFLWQEGHTAHATRQEAMEETERMINVYADFAENYMAVPVIKGAKSANERFAGALETYTIEALMQDGKALQSGTSHFLGQNFAKAFDVQFTNKEGKLDYVWATSWGVSTRLVGALIMAHSDNNGLVLPPRLAPYEVVIVPIYKKAEQLAEVSAKVKEIMAKLRKRGITVRYDDRDSQRPGWKFAEYEMKGVPVRLAMGPRDMENGTVEVARRDTLEKSVQSLENIDQYVEDLLIEIQNNIYRKAWNFRKENTVKVDTYDEFKEVLNTKGGFILAHWDGTSETETRIKEETKATIRCIPFEGEEEEGTCMVTGKPSKRRVIFALAY; this is encoded by the coding sequence ATGGCGAAGGAACTAACATCAAAAGAAGAAAATTATTCACAATGGTACAATGATTTGGTTGTGAAGGCCGATTTAGCGGAGAACTCAGCTGTTCGTGGTTGCATGGTAATCAAGCCATACGGTTACGCTATCTGGGAAAAAATGCAGGCTGAACTGGATCGCATGTTTAAGGAAACCGGACACGAAAATGCCTATTTCCCGTTGTTCATTCCTAAATCATTCTTCTCGAAAGAGGCCGATCACGTTGAAGGGTTCGCCAAAGAGTGTGCCGTAGTAACTCATTACCGGTTAAAAAATGATCCGGATGGCAATGGCATAGTGGTCGACCCGGATGCGAAGCTGGAAGAAGAGCTGATTGTACGGCCTACTTCGGAGACCATTATCTGGAATACCTATAAAAACTGGATTCAATCATACCGCGATCTTCCGTTGTTGATAAACCAATGGGCAAACGTTGTGCGTTGGGAAATGCGTACCCGTATGTTCCTTCGTACCTCTGAATTCCTTTGGCAGGAAGGCCATACAGCTCATGCTACGAGGCAGGAGGCCATGGAAGAAACGGAACGCATGATTAATGTGTATGCTGACTTTGCCGAAAACTATATGGCGGTTCCGGTCATCAAGGGAGCAAAATCGGCTAATGAACGTTTTGCCGGAGCGTTGGAAACTTACACCATTGAAGCATTGATGCAGGATGGAAAGGCCCTTCAATCAGGAACGTCGCACTTCCTTGGCCAGAATTTCGCCAAGGCATTCGATGTGCAGTTCACCAATAAGGAAGGGAAACTGGATTATGTTTGGGCGACTTCGTGGGGCGTTTCTACTCGTTTGGTAGGTGCACTGATTATGGCCCATTCCGATAATAACGGCCTGGTGCTGCCTCCGCGCCTGGCGCCTTATGAGGTCGTGATTGTTCCGATTTACAAAAAGGCGGAACAACTGGCGGAAGTGTCAGCCAAAGTGAAGGAAATTATGGCCAAGCTTAGGAAAAGAGGCATTACGGTTAGATACGACGATCGTGACTCACAGCGCCCCGGATGGAAGTTTGCCGAGTATGAAATGAAAGGCGTACCTGTCCGTCTGGCTATGGGGCCACGTGACATGGAAAACGGAACCGTTGAGGTGGCTCGTCGTGACACGTTGGAAAAATCGGTTCAGTCACTCGAAAACATCGATCAGTATGTGGAAGATCTGCTGATTGAAATTCAAAATAACATCTACCGAAAGGCATGGAATTTTCGCAAGGAAAATACCGTGAAGGTGGATACCTATGATGAATTTAAAGAAGTGCTGAATACTAAGGGCGGATTTATTCTGGCCCACTGGGACGGTACTTCCGAAACAGAAACCCGCATCAAGGAGGAAACCAAGGCCACCATTCGCTGTATTCCTTTTGAGGGGGAGGAAGAGGAAGGGACTTGTATGGTAACTGGTAAACCGTCAAAGAGAAGAGTCATATTTGCGCTGGCTTATTAA
- a CDS encoding sulfate adenylyltransferase subunit 1: MSGKESGYLDMELLRFTTAGSVDDGKSTLIGRLLYDSKAIFEDQMEAIERASFGKGGEEVNLALLTDGLRAEREQGITIDVAYRYFATPKRKFIIADTPGHVQYTRNMVTGASTANAAVILVDARNGVIEQTRRHAYIAALLKIPHVIVCVNKMDLVDFSRERFEEIKADFTQVADRLGNKDVHYLPISAKLGDNVVDRSTNTDWYDGPTFIGLLENIPIEHDEDLSDPRFPVQYVIRPQADEYHDYRGYAGRVAGGVFKVGQEVAVFPSGMKSKIAAIDFGGEEKQEAFPPQSVVIRLEDDIDISRGSMIADAENQPRQGQEIELMVSWLSETPMALRKKYTLLHTSNEARCMVTEVHHKVNINTLEEIVDDKTVGLNDIARIRIKTTRPLFFDSYKRNRNTGSLILIDEATNNTVGAGMII; encoded by the coding sequence ATGTCTGGAAAAGAAAGCGGATATCTCGATATGGAGCTTTTACGTTTCACCACTGCCGGAAGCGTGGACGACGGAAAAAGTACGCTTATCGGACGACTATTATACGACAGTAAAGCCATTTTTGAGGATCAAATGGAGGCCATTGAGCGGGCCAGTTTTGGCAAGGGGGGCGAAGAAGTTAACCTTGCACTGTTGACCGATGGTTTGCGGGCCGAACGTGAGCAGGGAATTACCATCGATGTGGCTTACCGTTACTTTGCAACACCGAAGCGGAAATTCATCATTGCCGATACTCCCGGACACGTGCAGTATACACGGAATATGGTTACCGGCGCGTCGACAGCTAATGCAGCCGTTATCCTGGTCGATGCCCGGAACGGCGTTATTGAGCAAACCCGCCGTCATGCATACATCGCTGCGTTACTGAAAATTCCGCACGTAATTGTTTGTGTAAACAAAATGGATCTGGTTGATTTTAGCCGGGAACGCTTCGAAGAAATAAAAGCCGATTTCACTCAGGTGGCCGATCGGCTCGGAAATAAAGATGTTCATTATCTGCCCATCAGTGCCAAATTGGGTGACAATGTTGTAGACAGATCAACCAACACCGACTGGTACGATGGTCCCACTTTCATCGGATTATTGGAAAATATCCCGATTGAACACGATGAGGATTTGTCGGACCCCCGCTTCCCGGTGCAGTACGTTATTCGCCCGCAGGCAGATGAATACCACGATTATCGCGGTTATGCCGGACGTGTAGCCGGCGGCGTTTTTAAAGTGGGCCAGGAAGTGGCCGTTTTCCCTTCCGGGATGAAATCGAAAATTGCTGCTATCGACTTTGGTGGCGAGGAAAAACAGGAAGCTTTCCCCCCGCAAAGTGTTGTCATCAGGCTGGAAGACGATATCGATATTAGTCGTGGTTCCATGATTGCCGATGCTGAAAATCAACCCCGGCAAGGTCAGGAAATAGAATTAATGGTAAGCTGGCTGAGCGAAACGCCCATGGCACTTCGCAAAAAGTACACTTTACTTCATACATCAAACGAAGCACGCTGTATGGTAACCGAAGTGCACCACAAGGTAAATATCAATACACTGGAAGAGATTGTGGATGACAAAACCGTTGGATTGAATGATATCGCGCGCATCCGCATTAAAACGACCAGGCCGCTTTTCTTTGACTCCTATAAACGTAACCGGAATACCGGAAGCCTTATCCTGATTGATGAAGCAACCAACAACACGGTGGGCGCGGGAATGATAATCTGA